A genomic segment from Lemur catta isolate mLemCat1 chromosome 9, mLemCat1.pri, whole genome shotgun sequence encodes:
- the RAMAC gene encoding RNA guanine-N7 methyltransferase activating subunit isoform X1, whose protein sequence is MVAFQRKRLRYLGELCWSGVPLWGLTTSKIASVSHIHLQPSSQSQIVNCELTLHLDVCTKNFRMTDISEAISNFEEMFASRFTEDDKEYQEYLKRPPESPPVVEEWNSRAGGNQRNRGNRLQDNRQFRGGDSRRGWPSDNRSNQWHGRPWGNNYPQHRQEPYYPHQYGHYSYNQRPPYGYY, encoded by the exons ATGGTCGCATTCCAGAGGAAGAGGCTCCGTTACCTTGGAGAGCTGTGCTGGTCCGGCGTTCCACTGTGGG GATTAACCACCAGCAAAATTGCCAGTGTCTCCCATATTCATCTTCAACCCAGTTCTCAGTCCCAAATAGTTAACTGTGAGCTGACTCTCCATTTGGATGTTTGTACCAAG AATTTCAGAATGACTGACATTTCTGAAGCCATTTCAAATTTTGAAGAGATGTTTGCCAGTAGATTCACAGAAGATGACAAAGAGTACCAGGAATACCTGAAACGCCCTCCCGAGTCCCCTCCAGTTGTCGAGGAATGGAATAGCAGAGCTGGTGGGAACCAAAGAAATAGAGGCAATCG GTTACAAGATAACAGACAGTTTAGAGGAGGAGATAGCAGACGGGGGTGGCCAAGTGACAATCGATCCAATCAGTGGCATGGACGACCGTGGGGTAACAATTATCCACAACACAGACAAGAACCTTACTATCCCCACCAGTATGGACACTATAGTTACAACCAACGGCCTCCTTATGGTTACTACTGA
- the RAMAC gene encoding RNA guanine-N7 methyltransferase activating subunit isoform X2 — translation MTDISEAISNFEEMFASRFTEDDKEYQEYLKRPPESPPVVEEWNSRAGGNQRNRGNRLQDNRQFRGGDSRRGWPSDNRSNQWHGRPWGNNYPQHRQEPYYPHQYGHYSYNQRPPYGYY, via the exons ATGACTGACATTTCTGAAGCCATTTCAAATTTTGAAGAGATGTTTGCCAGTAGATTCACAGAAGATGACAAAGAGTACCAGGAATACCTGAAACGCCCTCCCGAGTCCCCTCCAGTTGTCGAGGAATGGAATAGCAGAGCTGGTGGGAACCAAAGAAATAGAGGCAATCG GTTACAAGATAACAGACAGTTTAGAGGAGGAGATAGCAGACGGGGGTGGCCAAGTGACAATCGATCCAATCAGTGGCATGGACGACCGTGGGGTAACAATTATCCACAACACAGACAAGAACCTTACTATCCCCACCAGTATGGACACTATAGTTACAACCAACGGCCTCCTTATGGTTACTACTGA